The Rubripirellula reticaptiva DNA window TCACATTGCGGTACAGTTGAGGGATCGCGGTAATTTTCATGGAAGATTGGCGATCAAGACGCAGTGTAAAATTGCTGGGACCAGGAGATTAGGCCGGCTAGGAACAAACGCTTTGCAACGGCCGATCGCTTCCGTATGCAGGCGGCTAGCCTGCAAATCAGGCTGGCGGCCTGAGCTACGAATTTGTCACTCGCCGCCTAAGCACATCGTATTTTGAAAAGGATCTGAAGTTTGGGTTGGTTCGCTCCCCTGATGTTGACGCTGCAATTGATGGTCGCATCGGTGACGATCGCAGCGATTATCGGCATTGTAGGTGCCTGGGCCGGATCTAGCTTGCAGGCGGGCGGCATTTGGTCTCGTCGCTTAGCTGCGTTGTTTTTCGCGGCAATGTTGACTGCCGCGGTGATCCCCATGATTTTGCATGCCGCAGCGTGGGAGGCCACAGCCGGAAAGTTCGGCTGGTGGATGCTAACGCAAACGGGTTCGCGAACGGACGAAACTGGGGTTTACGGATTTTTCGCGGGGCTCTTTGCGTCCGCCTGGATCCACGGCATCGTTGGTGCAGCCCTCGTCGTGATTGCCACGTGGTCCGGCTTGAATCGTGTATCCCCCTCGCTGGTCGCACAAAGCCGCCTGGACTATGGACCGCTAGGTGCGTTCGCCAAGGTCCATTTTCCAATCGCTGCGCCTTGGTGGATCGCCGCATTGGTCGCAACCGCAGTCATAGCAGCCACGGAAATGACCGTTGTCGATTTGTACGGCTATCGAACCATTGCCGATCAATTCTATCTCTTCTTTGCGATGGATCCGACGATAGGCTCCGTCATGATCACCTGCATCGTTCCCTTAACTATCGCCGCCATTTTCATGGTCTACGCTTTGGTGTCGCGTCGTCGTTTGGATGTTGGTCGCTTTCGCACGATCGAAGAAACCATTGATGTGGAACCGTTGCCTGCCGCCGGAATCGCAATCGCAGCGCTAGCAGCCATCTGCGTAATGGCAACTGTCGTCGCTGTGCCGCTAACAGGATTGATCATCAAGTCAGGTCAGGCTGTATCTGTCGTTGGCGATAATGTGGTGCTGCGGTGGTCATTAAGTTTGATGCTGACTCGATTGATAGATGCTCCCGTCGTCTTCGCAAGTGAATATCAATGGACTGCGATTCTTGGAGCCCTGACCGCGACAGTTTCCGTGTTCGTCGCCTGGCCTGTCGCCGCATGGACAAGAACGCGGTCCGGCGCGCTGATGTTTGCCGACGCAATTTCAATCGCAATGGTCTGCGTTCCCGGGCCGATTGTTGGATTGGTCGTGGTCTATGGATTTCAACTTGATTTCCCCATCATGCGGACCTTGTATCAACAAACTCTTTTGCCCACAGTCGTGGCGCTAATGATGCGATCGGTGCCCGTTGCCTACTGGGTGCTTCGCAGCGGATACCGAGGTGTTGACCAAACAATTTTTGATGCGGCGTCGATGGAGATGGGCTGGTTGAAGCGGGGCTGGTCGATTGACCGCCCGCTGCTCGTGCGCCCCATGATCGCGGCCTGGATCGGAACCGCGGTGGTTTCATCCGGCGACGTTCCAGCGATGCTGCCGGTGATCCCGGCCGGTGTCTCAACCGTGGGGGTGCGGTTGTTTGGGCTATTGCACAGCGGAGCGAGATATCAAGAATCATCCCTCGCCATCATCTACGTTTTGGCCGTTGTATTGATTGCCTTGGCTTGCTTTCGACGTAACCACCGTTGACGTGTTAAAATAATCTCGCGTTAGATTAATCGCTTTCTTCTTGTTTCCGGATTCTCCATGCCACGGTTGGTGCCGCAGATCATCGCAAGCAGCTTTTTCATCATGGCTTCGATGATGACATTAGAACTTGCCGCCGCAGTTGAGACGATTCGATTCCACGACGGCGACGTCGAACGAACGGTTGTTGGCGAACTGATGGTCGAGGCTCAAAACGGCGATGTCATGGTCCGGGCCGACGATGGGCGAATCTGGACCGTCGAGATCGATACGTTGATTGACCGAAAATCGGACGACGTCAAACTGGTGCCGATTGATGCTGACCAAGCGGCCCAACGATTGCACGACGAACTTGGCGACGAATTTGCAATCTATCGTACTCAAAACTACGCCATTCTTTACAACGGCAGCGATCAGCACGCGCGGCAAGTTGGCAGTTTGTTCGAAAAGCTGTACCGCGGCTTCTTTACATTTTGGAAAAACCAACGTTGGAACTTGCCGGAGCCTCGCTTTCCGTTGGTCGCCGTTGTGCTAAGGGATCACAGCTCGTTCCTAGATCACGCTGGCAAAGAAATCGGCGAACGAGCCAAGACGGTGATTGGCTACTACAACTTTGAGACCAACCAGATGACGACGTTCAATGTTCCCAATTGGGAACGAAACGTCGCGACGATCATTCACGAAGCGACTCACCAGTTGGCCTACAACTGTGGATTACAAACACGCTTTGCGGACAATCCGATGTGGGTTAGCGAAGGGCTGGCGACGTTTTTTGAAACTCCAGACATGAAGAGTCCTGGAACATGGCGATCGATCGGTGCCGTCAATCCAGTCAAGCTATCGCATTGGCGAATCTACGAACGATCGCGTCCGGCGGAATCGCTGGCAACCTTGTTGGCAGACGACGTTCGTTACCTGAACACTTCGACGGCAACTCAGGCGTACGCCGAGGGGTGGGCACTAACGTACTTTCTGATCACGACGAAACGCAAAGAGTACATCGATTATTTGAAGACACTCAGCGAAGGCAAGCCGGCCGTTGTGCGGCCGCCGCGAGAACGAATCAAAATGTTCGAAGACGCGTTTGGAATGACGCTTGTCGACCTGGACAAGGCATTCGTAAAGTTCATGCGTCGTGTTCGACTATAAAATCGCTCGATGACCATCTAGACCTCGCCCGCCGCTTTTTATTGCAGGAACTGCGAGTCGCGAAAACCGTCAAGACTTTTAACGTTCTTAAGATCAAGTCTCCGGCCGAGTTTCGCTACCTGAAAAAGAAACCGGAAATTGCCCGACTTCTGTAGGTCAATTCGTTGGAATCGAAGGCGACGCAGCTGTTGGCGTGGTGATCGCCGAGTTGTCGTCGTTGGACGTCGCGATGAGCGCGCCCACGGCACCAATTCCGGCTAAGCCACCGCCACCTGAAAATCCACCGCCAAACGAGCTACCACCACCGCCGCCCGAAAAACCACCACCATTCATAGGTGCGTTACCGACCGGTGGTGTGAATCCTCCACCGACTGGTCCGATAGGGCCGCCAACCATATCGCTTGCTGAGTCAACCGTCGGCTCCGGTGCGGACTTTTCCAAGTTCCCATAAGAACCGACGATCGACGTGACGACCGGCCGCATCATCGGTGGCGGCACCAGGACGACGGGCAATAGATCGGCATCACTTGCGTCCGCCGAAACGAAGGTCTCGCCATTTGCCGACGTCATCGCGATGTCGGTCGCATCACTCGCTTCGAAAGCAAACGCCGTGTACCCCATTGACCCTGAAGCGACCAATCCGTGAACTCCAGATCGAACACGAGCAATTTGGAAGTACCCTTGTTTGTCTGTGACGGTGTTTCCAACTTCAGTTCCGTTATAGAAAATCGACACGTTCACGCCGCCCAACAGGTTAATGTTGTCCGTATTGATCGGAACCACACGGCCTCGCAACGTATTATTGTCGCCCAAGGTCACGCGATAGTTGAAACGCTCGCCGCGTTGCACCAAATCGCCGACTTCAAAGGACTTGCCTTGTAGCGATCGAACGCGATCAATTGCAGGCCCCAGTTCTTGACTTTTGATTTTCAGCATGGTCATTTTGACGGGAAGCGGCTTCGACTTCAAAGCCAGCGCATCGACGTCACTGCCATCGGACTTCTTATCAAAGTAGAACAGCATGGTGCCGTGACTGCGTTCGCCTAACGCGACCAGCACGTGCATTCCGGTTTCGACATTGTTGATCGTGACAAGGCCATCGGAGTCCGGATTCAGTGCCGAAGCCTTGCCGTCTGGACGAATCAATCGAACGTCCACCGATTCAAGCTCGGCCGAATCGTTCTTGAAAGCCGACAAAAGATCAAGCTGAATGCTGATCTCTCGCGACTCGGAAAAGTACGCAACATTATCCGCTGGCAACCGAAGGATCGTTTCTGGCGTGGCAGCCTGGTTTGTTTGCACAACATTCGCTGACGAGGGTGCCTCGTCCTCGGCACTGGCAGCACCCAAAAATACGCAGCAACCTAGCAGGCCTGCGAAAGCAGAAAAGGACCTAATATTCATCGCGGAAATCTCGTGAAAGGTGAGCACTCTGGTGGGCTGGATAATCTGACGACCAATCGTCCACCCGGGCTCCGTCTCTCAACTGGACTGCCCCAGACTAGCTGGGGTCTGAAGGCAGTCAAGGAATTCCATCTTCCGCGATGCATACATTCATAGCAAATTTGCCTACTCATTCACCGTCATGCCGTCACGAAGACGGCATTTTCGGATCTGACTGAACCTGGAATAGCCGCTTAATAGCCGCTTTGATCCGAACCATTGCCTAGGTCAATCGGCGGCAATCCCAGCTCAACTCGCGCAGGATCCAAGATCGCAGCGGTAGCACTGGCCCCAACACGCGTCACGCCTAGTGAACGAACTTCCAGCAGTGTTGCCAGATCGCGAACGCCGCCAGCAGCCTTCACTTGGGTCGGTGACTTCGCGTGTGAGATCATTAACCTCAGATCCTCCATTGTCGCGCCGCCCGTTCCAAATCCAGTGGAAGTCTTGATCCAATCGGCCCCAGCATCGCAGGAGATCTCGCACAGTCGGATCTTCTGGTCCTGGTTCAGATAACAGTTTTCGAAGATAACTTTGACCTTTCGATCAGCCGCATGAGCCACCTCGATGATCGC harbors:
- a CDS encoding ABC transporter permease; the protein is MGWFAPLMLTLQLMVASVTIAAIIGIVGAWAGSSLQAGGIWSRRLAALFFAAMLTAAVIPMILHAAAWEATAGKFGWWMLTQTGSRTDETGVYGFFAGLFASAWIHGIVGAALVVIATWSGLNRVSPSLVAQSRLDYGPLGAFAKVHFPIAAPWWIAALVATAVIAATEMTVVDLYGYRTIADQFYLFFAMDPTIGSVMITCIVPLTIAAIFMVYALVSRRRLDVGRFRTIEETIDVEPLPAAGIAIAALAAICVMATVVAVPLTGLIIKSGQAVSVVGDNVVLRWSLSLMLTRLIDAPVVFASEYQWTAILGALTATVSVFVAWPVAAWTRTRSGALMFADAISIAMVCVPGPIVGLVVVYGFQLDFPIMRTLYQQTLLPTVVALMMRSVPVAYWVLRSGYRGVDQTIFDAASMEMGWLKRGWSIDRPLLVRPMIAAWIGTAVVSSGDVPAMLPVIPAGVSTVGVRLFGLLHSGARYQESSLAIIYVLAVVLIALACFRRNHR
- a CDS encoding DUF1570 domain-containing protein, which codes for MASMMTLELAAAVETIRFHDGDVERTVVGELMVEAQNGDVMVRADDGRIWTVEIDTLIDRKSDDVKLVPIDADQAAQRLHDELGDEFAIYRTQNYAILYNGSDQHARQVGSLFEKLYRGFFTFWKNQRWNLPEPRFPLVAVVLRDHSSFLDHAGKEIGERAKTVIGYYNFETNQMTTFNVPNWERNVATIIHEATHQLAYNCGLQTRFADNPMWVSEGLATFFETPDMKSPGTWRSIGAVNPVKLSHWRIYERSRPAESLATLLADDVRYLNTSTATQAYAEGWALTYFLITTKRKEYIDYLKTLSEGKPAVVRPPRERIKMFEDAFGMTLVDLDKAFVKFMRRVRL
- a CDS encoding carboxypeptidase-like regulatory domain-containing protein, with translation MNIRSFSAFAGLLGCCVFLGAASAEDEAPSSANVVQTNQAATPETILRLPADNVAYFSESREISIQLDLLSAFKNDSAELESVDVRLIRPDGKASALNPDSDGLVTINNVETGMHVLVALGERSHGTMLFYFDKKSDGSDVDALALKSKPLPVKMTMLKIKSQELGPAIDRVRSLQGKSFEVGDLVQRGERFNYRVTLGDNNTLRGRVVPINTDNINLLGGVNVSIFYNGTEVGNTVTDKQGYFQIARVRSGVHGLVASGSMGYTAFAFEASDATDIAMTSANGETFVSADASDADLLPVVLVPPPMMRPVVTSIVGSYGNLEKSAPEPTVDSASDMVGGPIGPVGGGFTPPVGNAPMNGGGFSGGGGGSSFGGGFSGGGGLAGIGAVGALIATSNDDNSAITTPTAASPSIPTN
- the deoC gene encoding deoxyribose-phosphate aldolase, translated to MVPYKYHDASKMIDHALLSPTLDRDSLEAGCRMAAAYDVASVCIMPYYLARCAEILAPTTVLPSTVIGFPLGGQTTSTKVAEAKTAVADGCMELDMVVNISAVLSGDWTRVEDEIRAIIEVAHAADRKVKVIFENCYLNQDQKIRLCEISCDAGADWIKTSTGFGTGGATMEDLRLMISHAKSPTQVKAAGGVRDLATLLEVRSLGVTRVGASATAAILDPARVELGLPPIDLGNGSDQSGY